From a region of the Malania oleifera isolate guangnan ecotype guangnan chromosome 12, ASM2987363v1, whole genome shotgun sequence genome:
- the LOC131145128 gene encoding gibberellin 2-beta-dioxygenase-like, producing the protein MVVLSHTSLESYPFVQTCKSDCAFPSIPEIDLTNPHAGSHVVKACEAYGFFKVINHGVSMDLIAPLESQALKFFSLPQSEKENAGPADPFGYGSKRIGANGDVGWVEYLFFSANHELTPHKPIAILDENPQILENAVNEYVSAVKAMACHLLELIADGLEIEPRDVFSRLLKDEKSDSLFRMNHYPPCPELQALSLSGLNLVGFGEHTDPQLISVARSNNTTGLQISLSDGTWVSVPPDQTSFFINVGDSLQVMTNNRFKSVKHRVFADSTNTRVSMIYFGGPPPHEKIASLPSLLKEGEESMYNEFTWSEYKEAAFRTRLGDNRLGPFEKKAAAEGH; encoded by the exons ATGGTAGTCTTGTCGCATACTTCATTAGAAAGTTATCCTTTCGTCCAAACATGCAAATCCGACTGCGCTTTCCCTTCGATACCGGAAATAGACCTTACCAACCCTCACGCAGGTTCACATGTAGTGAAGGCCTGCGAGGCCTATGGATTCTTCAAGGTTATTAACCACGGAGTCTCCATGGACCTTATCGCTCCGCTCGAATCCCAGGCATTAAAGTTCTTCAGCTTGCCCCAGTCTGAGAAAGAAAACGCCGGACCCGCCGACCCTTTTGGGTACGGCAGCAAGAGAATTGGAGCCAACGGCGATGTGGGTTGGGTCGAGTATCTGTTTTTCAGTGCCAATCATGAACTCACTCCCCACAAACCCATCGCCATTTTGGATGAAAACCCACAAATTCTcga GAATGCTGTGAATGAGTACGTATCAGCTGTGAAGGCAATGGCCTGTCATCTTCTGGAACTAATTGCGGATGGGCTTGAGATTGAACCGAGGGACGTGTTCAGTAGACTGTTGAAGGATGAGAAGAGCGATTCCCTTTTCAGGATGAACCATTATCCGCCATGCCCAGAGCTTCAGGCGCTGAGTCTGAGTGGTCTAAATTTGGTTGGGTTTGGGGAACACACAGACCCACAGCTAATATCTGTCGCAAGATCTAACAACACCACTGGACTGCAAATCTCACTCAGCGATGGCACTTGGGTCTCTGTACCACCCGACCAAACCTCCTTCTTCATCAATGTTGGGGATTCCCTGCAG GTGATGACCAATAACAGGTTCAAGAGCGTGAAGCACAGAGTTTTCGCTGACAGCACCAACACTAGGGTTTCAATGATATACTTTGGAGGCCCTCCACCGCATGAGAAAATCGCATCCCTGCCCTCGCTCCTTAAGGAAGGTGAAGAAAGCATGTACAACGAGTTCACATGGTCTGAGTACAAGGAGGCTGCGTTCAGGACGAGGTTGGGTGATAACAGGCTCGGTCCATTTGAGAAGAAAGCTGCTGCAGAAGGCCACTGA